The Euwallacea fornicatus isolate EFF26 chromosome 14, ASM4011564v1, whole genome shotgun sequence nucleotide sequence GCTCTTTTCACTTAATAAAAACGTACATTCAGTTCAATTTCAAAAGTAGTCAATTTGGCATCAGCTATCTAATTATTACCGATAGGCGGAAGTTGAGGAAGAGGCAGGTTGTGAAGAACTCACAGCCAAGGAGGGTTCTGTATCCATTGCCAGACCTCGATCTTGGGTACCGCAATTATAGCATACTGCGCTGGCGTGTCCTGAACGACCTAAAATCCGAATTAATCGACTTTTAAAATACCAATGACTACACTAAATACGGAAAATACTGTAAGTAAGCaaagttcaaataaattttaaatggtgaTGAACTATTGcagttttgttttaattattcaataatAGCCATTTCAAAAGCAACAAATACTTCTGtagattaattgaaaaattaaacaagcTATTACCTGATGTAAGAGGCGTGCCTTCCGACCAAGTATCCGTTGCTGGATCGTATATTTCAACGTCCTTCAGGAACTGATGGCCGTCGTATCCACCTAAAAACACACATAAGTTACAGgcgtaatttttataattttcacaaataaactgacagttttgaaatgaaaacgaATGATTAAAAGGAATTTTCGAACCTTAAATTCTCACGTAGCGGTAATTGGATTATATTTATCCTTATTTCATGTTGGAAGAGCATCCTTAGTCAAAAAGCAAATAAGTGAACACAAAACATGTCTTACCCATGGCGTAAATTTTTCCATCCAGAACTGTGACGCTGAGGGCACTCCGCGCTACCTTCATACTAGTCAAAAACTCCCACTTTTGGGTGTCAGTGTCATATCGCTCAACAGTATTCAACTGTGTACCATTGTAGCCTCCTatcacataaataaatttatccatAGCACATACTCCTAAAAACAGAAACCTTAATCATCTGCCACCGAAAGTCTGACGAAAGCATGTCTTACCCGCACCGCTTCGTTCTGTATTCATCGGGGGAATCATGGTCCACTCATCATTTTCCGGATGGTAACATTCAGCGGAGCAATGACGAATAGTTCCATCAAAGCCACCGATTGCATACAGTATTCTATTAACTACGGCAACACCGACCGCCAAGCGAGAATAATGCATAGATTTGACTAGAGTCCATTTGTCCATTTCTGGATCATAacttaaaaaggaaataaattgaaatgtaaaattgaacttgtaaaaatatgttattaaacGTGCATTTTAACATAAGATCAtataagataaataaaataaatcgtgTTTACCACTCTACGGTGTTGTGGTATCTGGTACACTCGCCACCACCCACAGCGTAGAGTAAACCGTCCATGACCGCCACGCCCACTCTGTTCCGAGGGCAAGTCATCGGATGGCACGGCATCCATTCGTCTAAAATCGGATTGTAACGATCCACCCAATCCGAGTCGTAACTATTACCGGGGCTGTTATTTCTACCCCCCACCGCATAAAAATGGCcctaaaaagttttcattgtatatttcatttgaaaattttgtttcgtttATGGTGTGTCTTCCATGAAGGTTTCGAGAACTATTAGAGGACCGCTAATATTTTAAGTCTCACATGAAACCATACTGGAACTGACATACCTTTAAAAAAGCACATCCTAATCCTGACCTAGGTACTATCAGTCTATCAAGTTTGATCCACGTTTTGTCGTCAATATTAAATCCTTCTAAAATGTCCAAAGATTGTTTGTAGTATCCTCCAGCCACGTAAATCACTCGAGGAATATTTGGCGTCCGTTCTTTTACTGCTGTTCGAACATGTAAAGTTAAATCCTGTATCAGAGAATAATCATTCATTATTCTGTTATCTTGTGACTCTAtcttaccttaaaaatttttgctaaatattcTTTACACGCGGGAGTTTTCTTGATCACGTCGCACTTCTGAAtctgatcatttaaaaattttggtgGCAAGAACTGGCATCTCACTGCTGCCAAAATGTCTTCCATCTTCCTGTATCTGTTATCTTCGTCGTACTTGACCCACTTGAGAACAGCATTATATACCTCTTTTTCGTCCTGCACATTCAATTCATCTTTTCTTATTAGAAGGATCAGCTGATGGGCGCTCAGTTGCAGAAATTCTTCCTCTTGACAAATCTATAAAGTATAATGGACTACACTGGAAAAATGCCGCAGTTGGCATTTACTTGAATAAACCGCCTTTCAATGTACTGGTTGGCCTTCCTAGAGAGTTCCATGCATCCATGTTGTTCGGCAAAATGCGCTATTCCAATAGCGTTACTGGGGTCTAATTGGCGTTCCAAAAAATCACAGCAAGCCTGAATGACATTGGGTACCTAAAGCAacttaaattttgcaaaacgcCAAAACTCTGATAATCTATAACTGGACCTGCAACATTGTAGCTGCTGGCAAAAGCTGACAAACCGTATTTTCAGTAACTCGAATCTTTCCAGTATACATGAAACTAATAAGTTTGTGCATGGCAGTAGGTGAAATGCCTTGTAACTTAACCCTGGACATTTCGCATTCCTTCAAGCCTCCCGTAAACATGGCCTgcaagaaaaatttatgacACGATAGAAATAGAAAATGGGGAAATGTTTACCTTAAAATACGGACTTGCAGCTGCTAAGACAACCCTGTGTGCGTGAAATAATTCGCTGCCTACCTCAAGTGTTACGTCAGTTAGCATTCTGTGGCTACGCATCATGTCCATTGCCTACGATGTGGAACTATTTTAAGTTGATTgggaaattaataaatcaacTGATTTCAACTGTTCAATCCATTTATTGTGTtactcaatattttatttttgtatttttttatggattcattttttcgttttgctgttcaaatttgcttatttaaaaagtttaatgcaGATGTGCAACATATCGCGGTACGCAACCCCATCTCGCAACGAGTATGGATGACTCCTTTAAACCGGCAAAAGTCAGCTTTGCCCAGTACGGGAAATGCACTACTCAAAACAATTAGGGaatattatgttatttatgaataaaattttttattcaattttattcgccTATTTTCTTTAGgatcataataattttactaagctaaacaagaaaataatgcTTACTGTGGGTCTCTGTCGATTTTACAGATTTTAACTTGAACTTTCTCAAAGAGTACAAAAGCGCATTTAAGCGCTACTTGGGTGtcagttaaatttttgtacttAGGAGTAAGTATTGTGcaagttttttatttcattattcttACAATGAACAAGCAACATGATTTGATGGAAAGTAAGGCATGGAGAGCTATAGGGCAACTTGAATCTGGGCGAACACAGACGCATGTTGCCCAAATGTTTAACGTCAGCCAAAGTATAGTTTCAATATTATGGAATTGATTTCTTGAAACAGGAAATGTTAGAAGAATACTAGGACGAGGTCGACTATCAAAGACAACACTCTGAGAATACCGATTTCTCCAATTGCTCGACAGAAGAAATCGCAATATCAATGCAACACTTCTAAGAAGCGAGTTTACCCGTGATACCTGAAAACGTGTATCCATACAAACTATAAGAAATAGACTCCACAATGTCAGACTGTATGCCCGAAGACCAATGACGTGTGATCCACTGACCGTGGAACATGAAAGAGCAAGAAGAGCATGAGTTGAGCTTCATCGAATTGGACCCATTATGACTGGGGTCGAGTACTCTCCAGTCTAGGTTCACTTTAGAACCTGAtaattgatgtgttctgaTTTGACGCGAACGCggaacacgaaacaatcatcaGTTTATCAGAGAAAGATCTCATTTTGAAGGTGGCCGTATTATGGCATGGGCTGGTATTAGTCTCAGCAGTCATACAgatctttattttattggcAATGGTCCCTTAAGCGTTAACAGATatcttaatgaaattcttcaaCCTATTGTAATGCCGTATGCTGGAGCAATAGGTGATCAATTCATATTTACGGACAACAATGCTCGTCCACATCGCGCTAACATCATGAACAACTAGTTggatgaaataaatattgagaCAATGGTATGGCCTGTTAATTTTCCAGATGGAAATCCCCATTGAGCATACTTGGGATACTTTAGGAAGGCACGTTGCAAGCAGAAATTTACAACTTCGAACTATTCCAGATCTTCGAAATGACCTAATTGAAGAATAGAATGAAACTCCCCAAAACGTCTTTGATAACTTGAATCACTGCCATCATAATACCGATCCTTTTAGCAGCAAGAAAAGGTCATATTcactattaaaaattcatttttgtaccTAAATAATCACAATtagtcaaatttaatttgaaaaacaagaagtggtttattttatcaataaaaaacttcAATCTACAAATATGATTTGTTTTCATACGTTTCATAAGgcacaaaaaaacttttaacacaatattttgaaatatctcgtAATGATTTTAACCAGTGTACatagaatttctttttatttaacatttggtattcATCATAAATCCTGTttagtaaaaatgaaaaaatgtactaaataaaaaaaacaattttcaaaaatgctcCTCACTCAAGAAGATCTTCACACTTTAAACATGGAAAACTGCCTCAAATATGGAATTATTCGGTCGTTGTATTCAATGCATTTGAAATCGAgatttaagaataaaaaagcTATAGGGTGTCCCACTAAAACCGGTTCTTTTGAATCTATCAACATTTTTCTCGTGTCATTCGCACAGCGTTGTATTTGGACAGTTATCAGGTGTAAACATTGAGATTTACTTATGGAAAATTAAATGGACGCAAAACGCatacaaattatgaaaatttgctaTCACCATAGTGAGAGTTTCGCGATGATGCTTTTTGACTAAAGATTTGCATTTATAAGCTTACAAGATACAGTGTATGCAATATTCAAAGCCAGCAGACCATGCATAAAGCGGAACATTCATAGAATGGATGTtagacaaaaacaaaaaaatggttaTGTGTCGAAGAAAATCATCTTCTCTGATAAGGCGCATTTCCAACTTGATCGTCCTGTTGACAAACAAAATTGTCATATTTGGGATACTAAGAATCCAAAAGTGATCGTTCAACATCCAATGGATCGACCACGAGCCACTGCTTGCCgtacattttgaatttgaccGTTCTTCTTCGAGAATGTGACTGACAATGTGGTCACCTTCAACCGCGATCGTTATTATAAGATGATAAACAACTCTTTTTGAGCTGAAATTACTGGAATGGATCTGACAGACATGTAGTTTCAACAGGACGATGCAACCTGCCACAGCAATCGACACAATGGAATTGTTGCAGGCATAATTTCAAAGGAGAGTTATTTCGTGCCGCGGCGGCCAAAGAGATCATGCGATTTGACgccattggatttttttttctttcaacttttttgaaaagtaatgGCAATAGCCCAAGAACAGTTTCTGAACTGAAAGCCGAGATACGATGAACCATTGATGAAATTGAGCAGTCGCTACACCAAAGGTCAtcgaaaatttcgttaaaataatcGGCGATTCCCATCAGTCTAGAGGGGGCCATTTATCAGATATTATGTTCCATCGATAAACTCCACGTCAATACTctttattacaataaaaacattttaacgtTCAAGTAAACactatattttttccaatttctaaTTTCCCGGCTTTAATGGATCACCACATGTTGTGAGATaagtaaatgttttatttcagttaatATAACAAAAGAAAAGACCATTCTACACTCAAAATGATTTCAGCAAGTCATTCAATTATATAAAATGGGAAATAAAGCCACAAGTAATAAACTTCAGAAATACATTGTAATAACGTGAGATTATTGCATTATCACAAATAACTGACTAGGCAATATGTATTAGGTCAGGTCACAcaacataataattttgtgtAAGTAATATATGTAGCTAGTAACgattcattcaaaaaatacaagTCACGTACTGTTTTAATGCACCTTAAACTGTGCAGCGACAAGTCGTAAATGCGCTTAAGGTACTTCGTAAGAACTAAACCATACACGTTTCCAAAAAATTAGTAGTTAAAAAAGCGTGAACCACAGAGAACCTGAACCCGAGGATTTGTGATGATAAAATGAACctatctaataaatttgagtttcaaagaataGCTGATGCTGACTCTCGACAAAACAAAGCAGGGTTTCAAGTTTAAGGTCGTCTTGTTTGCAGATGAGGAtagtaatttatataaaatattgaactGACTCTCCaaaagatatacagggtgtatcagAAATAGgtacattaattttaattgctggTAGAACTTTTCAAAGCCAACAGCTTTCCTTAACACTTTTTTTCGATCACCTGttgttatcaaaataaaattaaaaattgtattggACAAATTTTACTACTTACAAGTTTTTGTACCTACACCGATTTCTTAAGGTCTGAAATGTTTACGATCATCGgtgatttagtttttaaactGTAACACAAGATTTACTTATAAAGTATGTTCCTATTGTAGAATAGAATttcatgttaataaaaaaaaacattaaacaaatACAGAAAATATTCAACTTACTTCATTCATAAAAAGTGCTCAAAGTAACTATcattattttcataacaaCACTGCAACCGCCGACGAAATGATTCTTCAACTCTTTGCAACATTATTGGATTGTTACGAAGTGATATAGCAGGATTTTCTACATATCCTTCCAATTATTCGATTATATTTATCGGAGTAGCATAAACTACACTTTTCATGTATCCTCACAGGAAGTCACAGGGGTTTAAATCCGAATATCTGATGGGCCAGTTTATAGGGCCATTTCGTCCTTCCACCGTCTTGAAAATCTTTCATTTAGCCAATTTCGCACTGCTCCTGAGTTATGGCAGAGTGTCTTGTTCAAAAGAAACTACATGTTGGCTCGAATGTTTagtggaaaatttttcaataaatcggGTAAAAcatctattaaaaattatttgcccATTTAGCCGTCTAGGCATTACGTGAGGTCTGATAAGTATAGCATTTATGAGTCCTGCCCATGCATTAACTCTAAATCTTTCCTGGAAATTGTTTAGTCGGATGGCATACGGGTTTTCCTCTACTCAGTATTGTACATGTTGAAGacacgtttttaattaaaaccagCTTTAtcagttgaaaataaaaattatgtaaaatttggTTGTTCACGTATTTTAGCAAGAGCTCATTCATAGAATTGACACCTTTGTGACAAATCTtcagatttcaaaaattgaactttttgtACATGGTAAAGGTACAGTTGCTGTTGTCTTAATATCCGCCATATTGTTGAATGAGATGTCCTGGATTGAAGTGCCACCCTTGTACTAGTTTTTGGTCAAAATTCTACATTCTCAAGAATTTTTTGCTCGAGATTTGCAATCCTGTGGAACATAATCTTCCACGTTCATGGGCTATCGGTTTAAACGTGCCGTAATCccaaaaatgttgaataaCATGCATAAAAATGCGTTCATTAGAAATTTGACGCATCAGAAACTTTTCTAAGTAGATCCTGCGAATTTCAGCACCGTTTTCACCGAAAGCACCATATGCCAAAACCATATCTATGTATTcactatttcaaaaatgaactatttttgacaaatttttcttatcgAAATTCCTAACGCAAACATTAACCGTCGCAATACCAAATAAATTTGACCTGCTGACATAGGTATGCGTATCAGCAGGTCGATTGCCGACtcttttttctagaaaatagttttaattcacCAACACGAATCATTGGCacatcataaattttaatgaaacataaacacaaaaagtggttttcgaggaaaatggtacatacaaaaaatgttgtctttaacgaga carries:
- the Keap1 gene encoding kelch-like ECH-associated protein 1B isoform X3, with the protein product MEGDEDSAGLGSHARSSSSCPRSACSPSSSSSGDLVDMSFMMIDYLKDAMKAMDMMRSHRMLTDVTLEVGSELFHAHRVVLAAASPYFKAMFTGGLKECEMSRVKLQGISPTAMHKLISFMYTGKIRVTENTVCQLLPAATMLQVPNVIQACCDFLERQLDPSNAIGIAHFAEQHGCMELSRKANQYIERRFIQICQEEEFLQLSAHQLILLIRKDELNVQDEKEVYNAVLKWVKYDEDNRYRKMEDILAAVRCQFLPPKFLNDQIQKCDVIKKTPACKEYLAKIFKDLTLHVRTAVKERTPNIPRVIYVAGGYYKQSLDILEGFNIDDKTWIKLDRLIVPRSGLGCAFLKGHFYAVGGRNNSPGNSYDSDWVDRYNPILDEWMPCHPMTCPRNRVGVAVMDGLLYAVGGGECTRYHNTVECYDPEMDKWTLVKSMHYSRLAVGVAVVNRILYAIGGFDGTIRHCSAECYHPENDEWTMIPPMNTERSGAGVCAMDKFIYVIGGYNGTQLNTVERYDTDTQKWEFLTSMKVARSALSVTVLDGKIYAMGGYDGHQFLKDVEIYDPATDTWSEGTPLTSGRSGHASAVCYNCGTQDRGLAMDTEPSLAVSSSQPASSSTSAYR
- the Keap1 gene encoding kelch-like ECH-associated protein 1B isoform X1, producing the protein MVFSQADGLPLPIMEGDEDSAGLGSHARSSSSCPRSACSPSSSSSGDLVDMSFMMIDYLKDAMKAMDMMRSHRMLTDVTLEVGSELFHAHRVVLAAASPYFKAMFTGGLKECEMSRVKLQGISPTAMHKLISFMYTGKIRVTENTVCQLLPAATMLQVPNVIQACCDFLERQLDPSNAIGIAHFAEQHGCMELSRKANQYIERRFIQICQEEEFLQLSAHQLILLIRKDELNVQDEKEVYNAVLKWVKYDEDNRYRKMEDILAAVRCQFLPPKFLNDQIQKCDVIKKTPACKEYLAKIFKDLTLHVRTAVKERTPNIPRVIYVAGGYYKQSLDILEGFNIDDKTWIKLDRLIVPRSGLGCAFLKGHFYAVGGRNNSPGNSYDSDWVDRYNPILDEWMPCHPMTCPRNRVGVAVMDGLLYAVGGGECTRYHNTVECYDPEMDKWTLVKSMHYSRLAVGVAVVNRILYAIGGFDGTIRHCSAECYHPENDEWTMIPPMNTERSGAGVCAMDKFIYVIGGYNGTQLNTVERYDTDTQKWEFLTSMKVARSALSVTVLDGKIYAMGGYDGHQFLKDVEIYDPATDTWSEGTPLTSGRSGHASAVCYNCGTQDRGLAMDTEPSLAVSSSQPASSSTSAYR
- the Keap1 gene encoding kelch-like ECH-associated protein 1B isoform X2, encoding MLPIMEGDEDSAGLGSHARSSSSCPRSACSPSSSSSGDLVDMSFMMIDYLKDAMKAMDMMRSHRMLTDVTLEVGSELFHAHRVVLAAASPYFKAMFTGGLKECEMSRVKLQGISPTAMHKLISFMYTGKIRVTENTVCQLLPAATMLQVPNVIQACCDFLERQLDPSNAIGIAHFAEQHGCMELSRKANQYIERRFIQICQEEEFLQLSAHQLILLIRKDELNVQDEKEVYNAVLKWVKYDEDNRYRKMEDILAAVRCQFLPPKFLNDQIQKCDVIKKTPACKEYLAKIFKDLTLHVRTAVKERTPNIPRVIYVAGGYYKQSLDILEGFNIDDKTWIKLDRLIVPRSGLGCAFLKGHFYAVGGRNNSPGNSYDSDWVDRYNPILDEWMPCHPMTCPRNRVGVAVMDGLLYAVGGGECTRYHNTVECYDPEMDKWTLVKSMHYSRLAVGVAVVNRILYAIGGFDGTIRHCSAECYHPENDEWTMIPPMNTERSGAGVCAMDKFIYVIGGYNGTQLNTVERYDTDTQKWEFLTSMKVARSALSVTVLDGKIYAMGGYDGHQFLKDVEIYDPATDTWSEGTPLTSGRSGHASAVCYNCGTQDRGLAMDTEPSLAVSSSQPASSSTSAYR
- the Keap1 gene encoding kelch-like ECH-associated protein 1 isoform X4, whose protein sequence is MDMMRSHRMLTDVTLEVGSELFHAHRVVLAAASPYFKAMFTGGLKECEMSRVKLQGISPTAMHKLISFMYTGKIRVTENTVCQLLPAATMLQVPNVIQACCDFLERQLDPSNAIGIAHFAEQHGCMELSRKANQYIERRFIQICQEEEFLQLSAHQLILLIRKDELNVQDEKEVYNAVLKWVKYDEDNRYRKMEDILAAVRCQFLPPKFLNDQIQKCDVIKKTPACKEYLAKIFKDLTLHVRTAVKERTPNIPRVIYVAGGYYKQSLDILEGFNIDDKTWIKLDRLIVPRSGLGCAFLKGHFYAVGGRNNSPGNSYDSDWVDRYNPILDEWMPCHPMTCPRNRVGVAVMDGLLYAVGGGECTRYHNTVECYDPEMDKWTLVKSMHYSRLAVGVAVVNRILYAIGGFDGTIRHCSAECYHPENDEWTMIPPMNTERSGAGVCAMDKFIYVIGGYNGTQLNTVERYDTDTQKWEFLTSMKVARSALSVTVLDGKIYAMGGYDGHQFLKDVEIYDPATDTWSEGTPLTSGRSGHASAVCYNCGTQDRGLAMDTEPSLAVSSSQPASSSTSAYR